One Vicugna pacos chromosome 12, VicPac4, whole genome shotgun sequence genomic window carries:
- the PLXNB2 gene encoding plexin-B2 isoform X1 has protein sequence MAAARAAAQRRSRPGRHRASAADVQTLDARLKRRLSWTAGVSVPGAMALQLWALALLGLVGTSVSLRSHKLDFFRSETELNHLVVDEASGVVYVGAVNTLYQLSADLQLEQQAATGPALDNKKCTPPIEASQCHEAVLTDNVNQLLLLDPPKNRLVECGSLFKGICALRALSNVSTRLFYEDGSGEKSFVASNDESVATVGLVSTADPGGERVLFVGKGNGPQDNGIVVSTRLLDRADGREAFEAYTDHATYKAGYLSTNTQQFVAAFEDGPYVFFVFNQQDKHPPRNRTLLARMCKHDPFYYSYVEVDLHCLDPGHTQAPAFGTCLAASVAGPDASRVLYTVFSKDGRSSRGPRAGLCLFPLDQVHNKMEANRNACYTGTREASRDTFYKPFHGEIQCGGHGPGASESFQCGSEHLPYPLGSHDGLTATAVLQRGGLNLTAVTVTAENGHTIAFLGTSDGQILKVYLAPDGSSTEYGSVPVEINKRIKQDLVLAADLASLYAMTQDKVFRLPVQECLSFPTCAQCRSSQDPYCGWCVVEGRCTRRAECPRAEESGHWLWSRDEFCVAITGAQPQNMSRPAQGEVQLTVSPLPALSKEDELLCLFGDSPPHPARVEGGAVVCKSPSSIPSTPPGQDYVAVNIQLLFRRGNIFLTSHLYPFYDCREAVSLAENLPCISCTSSRWTCQWDLHHHECQKASPSPEDSVVSAHMEDNCPHFLNPSPLVIPMNHETDVTFEGKNLDTVKGSSLHVGSDLLKFEEPVIIQEPGTFYFQTPKLSYDANETLPLHLYVKSHGKNIDSKLQVTLYNCSFGRSDCSLCLAADPAYKCVWCGGQGRCVYEALCSSVTSECPPPVITRIQPETGPLGGGIRITILGSNLGVRADDVKRVTVAGRTCAFEPERYSVSTRIVCAIEAAKEPCTGGIEVDVSGKLGHSPPHVQFTYQQPQPLSVEPKQGPQAGGTTLTINGTHLDTGSEEDVRVTLNDVPCKVTQFGVQLQCVTGPQLVPGELSLKISYGGSEVESAGVTFTYRENPVLRAFEPLRSFVSGGRSINVTGQGFSLIQRFAMVVIAEPLPSWQRRREAGPLQPVTVVGTEYVLYNDSRVVFLSPAVPEEPEAYNLTALVQMDGHRALLRTEAGAFEYVADPTFENFTGGVKKQVNKLIHARGTNLNKAMTLHEAEAFVGAERCIMKTLTETDLYCEPPEVQPPPKRRQKRDTTHNLPEFIVKFGSREWVLGRVEYDTRVSDVPLSLILPLVIVPMVAVIAVSVYCYWRKSQQAEREYEKIKSQLEGLEESVRDRCKKEFTDLMIEMEDQTNDVHEAGIPVLDYKTYTDRVFFLPSKDGDKDVMITGKLDIPESRRQVVEQALYQFSNLLNSKCFLINFIHTLENQREFSARAKVYFASLLTVALHGKLEYYTDIMRTLFLELMEQYVVAKNPKLMLRRSETVVERMLSNWMSICLYQYLKDSAGEPLYKLFKAIKHQVEKGPVDAVQKKAKYTLNDTGLLGDDVEYAPLTVNVIVQDEGVDAIPVKVLNCDTISQVKEKIIDQVYRTQPCSRWPKADSVVLEWRPGSTAQILSDLDLTSQREGRWRRINTLMHYNVRDGATLILSKVGVSQQPEDSQQDLPGERHALLEEENRVWHLVRPADEVDEGKSKRGSMKEKERTKAITEIYLTRLLSVKGTLQQFVDNFFQSVLAPGLAVPPAVKYFFDFLDEQAEKHDIKDEDTIHIWKTNSLPLRFWVNILKNPHFIFDVHVHEVVDASLSVIAQTFMDACTRTEHKLSRDSPSNKLLYAKEISTYKKMVEDYYKGIRQMVQVSDQDMNTHLAEISRAHTDSLNTLVALHQLCQYTQKYYDEIINALEEDPTAQKMQLAFRLQQIAAALENKVTDL, from the exons ACTCTTGATGCCCGCCTGAAGCGGAGGCTGAGCTGGACTGCGGGAGTCTCG gtgccaggggcAATGGCACTGCAGCTCTGGGCCCTGGCCCTCTTGGGCCTGGTGGGCACGAGTGTGAGCCTGCGGTCCCACAAGCTGGACTTCTTCCGCAGCGAGACAGAGCTGAACCACCTGGTCGTGGATGAGGCGTCAGGCGTGGTGTATGTGGGGGCAGTGAACACGCTCTACCAGCTGAGTGCGGAcctgcagctggagcagcaggcgGCCACAGGCCCGGCCCTGGACAACAAGAAGTGTACGCCGCCCATCGAGGCGAGCCAGTGCCACGAGGCCGTGCTGACTGACAACGTCAATCAGCTGCTGCTGCTCGACCCGCCCAAGAATCGCCTTGTCGAGTGCGGCAGCCTCTTCAAGGGCATTTGCGCCCTGCGTGCCCTGAGCAACGTGTCCACGCGTCTCTTCTACGAGGATGGCAGCGGTGAGAAGTCCTTCGTGGCCAGCAATGATGAGAGTGTGGCCACAGTGGGGCTGGTGAGCACCGCGGACCCAGGCGGCGAGCGGGTGCTGTTTGTGGGCAAAGGCAATGGGCCCCAGGACAACGGCATCGTCGTGAGCACCCGGCTGCTGGACCGCGCTGATGGCAGGGAGGCCTTCGAGGCCTACACAGACCATGCCACCTACAAGGCCGGCTACCTGTCCACCAACACACAGCAGTTTGTGGCTGCCTTCGAGGATGGCCCCTACGTCTTCTTTGTCTTCAACCAGCAAGACAAGCACCCGCCCCGGAACCGCACGCTGCTGGCGCGCATGTGCAAGCACGACCCATTCTACTACTCCTACGTGGAGGTGGACCTGCACTGCCTGGACCCTGGCCACACCCAGGCCCCTGCCTTCGGCACCTGTCTGGCGGCCTCCGTGGCCGGGCCAGACGCCAGCAGGGTGCTCTACACCGTCTTCAGCAAGGATGGCCGGAGCAGCAGGGGGCCCCGCGCAGGCCTCTGCCTGTTCCCGCTGGACCAGGTCCACAACAAGATGGAGGCCAACCGCAACGCCTGCTACACGGGTACCCGGGAGGCAAGCCGAGACACCTTCTACAAGCCCTTCCACGGCGAGATCCAGTGTGGCGGCCACGGGCCG GGCGCCAGCGAGAGCTTCCAGTGTGGCTCGGAGCACCTGCCCTACCCCCTGGGCAGCCACGATGGACTCACAGCCACAGCCGTGCTACAGCGTGGAGGCCTGAACCTGACAGCCGTGACAGTGACTGCCGAGAACGGCCACACCATTGCCTTCCTGGGCACCTCGGACGGCCAGATCCTCAAG GTGTATCTGGCTCCAGACGGTAGCTCCACGGAGTATGGCTCTGTCCCTGTGGAGATCAACAAGAGAATCAAGCAGGACCTGGTGCTGGCTGCGGACCTGGCCAGTCTGTATGCCATGACCCAGGACAAG GTGTTTCGGCTCCCTGTGCAGGAGTGTCTGAGCTTTCCGACCTGCGCACAGTGCCGCAGCTCACAGGACCCCTACTGCGGCTGGTGTGTCGTCGAGGGACG GTGCACCAGGAGAGCTGAGTGCCCACGGGCTGAAGAGAGTGGCCACTGGCTGTGGAGCCGGGATGAGTTCTGCGTGGCCATCACCGGGGCCCAGCCACAGAATATGAGTCGCCCGGCCCAGGGGGAG GTGCAGCTGACCGTCAGTCCCCTCCCGGCCCTGAGCAAGGAGGATGAGCTGCTCTGCCTCTTCGGAGACTCTCCGCCTCATCCTGCCCGTGTGGAGGGGGGCGCCGTGGTCTGCAAGTCCCCAAGCAGCATTCCTAGCACGCCGCCTGGCCAGG ATTACGTGGCTGTGAACATCCAGCTGCTCTTCAGACGCGGCAACATCTTCCTGACCTCCCACCTGTATCCCTTCTACGACTGCCGGGAGGCCGTGAGCCTGGCGGAGAACCTGCC GTGCATCTCCTGCACCAGCAGCCGCTGGACCTGCCAGTGGGACCTGCACCACCACGAGTGTCAGAAGGCCTCGCCCAGCCCCGAGGACAGCGTCGTCAGTGCCCACATG GAGGACAACTGTCCCCACTTCCTGAACCCCAGCCCACTGGTCATCCCCATGAACCACGAGACGGACGTGACATTTGAGGGCAAGAACCTGGACACAGTGAAG GGCTCCTCCCTGCATGTAGGCAGTGACCTGCTCAAGTTTGAGGAGCCAGTCATCATTCAGGAGCCAGGAACCTTCTACTTTCAGACCCCAAAG CTGTCCTATGACGCCAACGAGACACTGCCCCTGCATCTGTATGTCAAGTCCCACGGCAAGAATATCGACAGCAAGCTCCAAG TCACGCTGTACAACTGCTCCTTCGGCCGCAGCGACTGCAGCCTGTGCCTGGCCGCCGACCCTGCCTACAAGTGTGTGTGGTGTGGCGGGCAGGGCAGGTGCGTGTATGAGGCCCTGTGCAGCAGCGTCACCTCCGAGTGCCCACCGCCCGTCATCACCAGG ATCCAGCCTGAGACCGGCCCGCTGGGCGGGGGCATCCGCATCACTATCCTTGGGTCAAATTTGGGGGTCAGAGCGGACGACGTGAAGAGGGTCACTGTGGCTGGCCGCACCTGCGCCTTTGAGCCGGAACGGTACTCCGTGTCCACCCG GATTGTGTGTGCCATTGAGGCTGCAAAGGAGCCCTGCACAGGGGGCATCGAAGTGGACGTCAGCGGGAAGCTCGGCCACTCGCCTCCCCACGTCCAGTTCACCTACCAG cagccccagcccctcagtGTGGAGCCAAAGCAGGGGCCACAGGCGGGTGGCACCACTCTGACCATCAACGGTACCCATCTGGACACAGGCTCTGAGGAAGATGTGCGGGTGACCCTCAACGACGTCCCTTGTAAAGT GACGCAGTTTGGGGTGCAGCTCCAGTGTGTCACCGGCCCCCAGCTGGTCCCGGGAGAGCTGTCCCTGAAGATTTCCTACGGGGGCTCCGAGGTGGAAAGCGCTGGCGTCACCTTCACCTACCGTGAGAACCCCGTGCTGCGGGCCTTCGAGCCGCTGCGGAGCTTTGTCAG TGGTGGCCGGAGCATCAACGTCACCGGGCAAGGCTTCAGCCTGATCCAGCGGTTCGCCATGGTGGTCATAGCCGAGCCCCTGCCGTCCTggcagcggcggcgggaggcCGGGCCCCTGCAGCCCGTGACG GTGGTGGGCACGGAGTATGTGCTCTACAACGACTCCAGGGTTGTGTTCCTGTCCCCGGCCGTCCCCGAGGAGCCCGAGGCCTACAACCTCACAGCACTTGTTCAGATGGACGGGCACCGCGCCCTGCTCAGGACCGAGGCTGGTGCCTTTGAGTACGTCGCCGACCCCACCTTCGAGAACTTCACTGGGGGCGTCAAGAAGCAGGTCAACAAGCTCATCCACGCCCGG ggCACTAATCTGAACAAGGCAATGACTCTTCACGAGGCTGAGGCCTTCGTGGGTGCCGAGCGCTGCATCATGAAGACGCTGACAGAGACGGATCTGTACTGTGAGCCCCCGGAGGTGCAGCCTCCCCCCAAGCGGCGGCAGAAGCGGGACACGACCCACAACCTGCCTGAGTTCATT GTGAAGTTTGGCTCCAGGGAGTGGGTGCTGGGCCGCGTGGAGTATGACACGCGTGTGAGTGATGTGCCACTCAGCCTCATCCTGCCACTGGTCATCGTGCCCATGGTGGCTGTCATCGCTGTGTCTGTCTACTGCTACTG GAGGAAGAGCCAGCAGGCGGAGCGCGAGTACGAGAAGATCAAGTCCCAGCTGGAGGGCTTGGAGGAGAGCGTGCGAGACCGCTGCAAGAAGGAGTTCACGG ACCTGATGATCGAGATGGAGGACCAGACGAACGACGTGCACGAGGCGGGCATCCCCGTGCTGGACTACAAGACCTACACCGACCGCGTCTTCTTCCTGCCCTCGAAGGACGGCGACAAGGATGTGATGATCACGGGCAAGCTGGACATCCCTGAGTCACGGCGGCAGGTCGTGGAGCAGGCGCTCTACCAGTTCTCCAATCTGCTCAACAGCAAATGCTTCCTCATCAAC TTCATCCACACCCTGGAGAACCAGCGTGAGTTCTCAGCCCGTGCCAAGGTCTACTTTGCGTCGCTGCTGACTGTGGCTCTGCACGGGAAGCTGGAGTACTACACGGACATCATGCGCACGCTCTTCCTGGAGCTCATGGAGCAGTACGTGGTGGCCAAGAACCCTAAGCTGATGCTGCGCAG GTCTGAGACGGTGGTGGAGAGGATGCTGTCTAACTGGATGTCTATCTGCCTGTACCAGTACCTCAAG GACAGCGCTGGCGAGCCGCTTTACAAGCTCTTCAAGGCCATCAAGCATCAGGTGGAGAAGGGGCCAGTGGACGCCGTGCAGAAGAAAGCCAAGTACACCCTCAATGACACGGGGCTGCTAGGGGACGACGTGGAGTACGCACCCCTG ACAGTGAACGTGATCGTCCAGGATGAAGGGGTCGACGCCATCCCCGTCAAGGTCCTCAACTGTGACACCATCTCCCAGGTCAAGGAGAAGATCATCGACCAGGTGTACCGCACGCAGCCTTGCTCCCGCTGGCCCAAGGCTGACAGTGTGGTCCTCG AGTGGCGTCCTGGGTCCACAGCCCAGATCCTGTCAGACCTGGACCTGACCTCTCAGCGGGAGGGCCGCTGGAGGCGCATCAACACGCTGATGCACTACAAC GTCCGGGATGGAGCCACGCTCATCCTGTCCAAGGTGGGGGTCTCCCAGCAACCTGAGGACAGCCAGCAGGACCTCCCTGGGGAGC GCCATGCGCTCCTGGAGGAGGAGAACCGAGTGTGGCACCTCGTGCGGCCAGCGGACGAGGTGGATGAAGGCAAGTCCAAGCGTGGCAGCATGAAGGAGAAGGAACGCACCAAGGCCATCACCGAGATCTACCTGACGCGCCTGCTTTCGGTCAAG GGCACGCTGCAGCAGTTCGTGGACAACTTCTTCCAGAGCGTGCTAGCGCCTGGGCTCGCCGTGCCGCCCGCTGTCAAGTATTTCTTCGACTTCTTGGACGAGCAGGCGGAGAAGCATGACATCAAGGATGAGGACACCATCCACATCTGGAAGACCAACAG TTTACCCCTCCGGTTCTGGGTGAACATCCTCAAGAACCCCCATTTCATCTTTGACGTCCATGTCCACGAGGTGGTGGATGCCTCCCTGTCAGTCATCGCGCAGACCTTCATGGACGCCTGCACACGCACAGAGCACAAGCTGAGCCGC GACTCTCCCAGCAACAAGCTACTCTACGCCAAGGAGATCTCCACCTACAAGAAGATGGTGGAGGA cTACTACAAGGGGATCAGACAGATGGTGCAGGTCAGCGACCAGGACATGAACACACACTTGGCAGAGATTTCCCGG gCACACACGGACTCCCTGAACACCCTCGTGGCCCTGCACCAGCTCTGCCAGTACACGCAGAAGTACTACGATGAG ATCATCAACGCCCTGGAGGAGGATCCCACCGCCCAGAAGATGCAGCTGGCCTTCCGCCTCCAGCAGATTGCAGCTGCACTTGAGAACAAGGTCACCGACCTCTGA
- the PLXNB2 gene encoding plexin-B2 isoform X3, protein MALQLWALALLGLVGTSVSLRSHKLDFFRSETELNHLVVDEASGVVYVGAVNTLYQLSADLQLEQQAATGPALDNKKCTPPIEASQCHEAVLTDNVNQLLLLDPPKNRLVECGSLFKGICALRALSNVSTRLFYEDGSGEKSFVASNDESVATVGLVSTADPGGERVLFVGKGNGPQDNGIVVSTRLLDRADGREAFEAYTDHATYKAGYLSTNTQQFVAAFEDGPYVFFVFNQQDKHPPRNRTLLARMCKHDPFYYSYVEVDLHCLDPGHTQAPAFGTCLAASVAGPDASRVLYTVFSKDGRSSRGPRAGLCLFPLDQVHNKMEANRNACYTGTREASRDTFYKPFHGEIQCGGHGPGASESFQCGSEHLPYPLGSHDGLTATAVLQRGGLNLTAVTVTAENGHTIAFLGTSDGQILKVYLAPDGSSTEYGSVPVEINKRIKQDLVLAADLASLYAMTQDKVFRLPVQECLSFPTCAQCRSSQDPYCGWCVVEGRCTRRAECPRAEESGHWLWSRDEFCVAITGAQPQNMSRPAQGEVQLTVSPLPALSKEDELLCLFGDSPPHPARVEGGAVVCKSPSSIPSTPPGQDYVAVNIQLLFRRGNIFLTSHLYPFYDCREAVSLAENLPCISCTSSRWTCQWDLHHHECQKASPSPEDSVVSAHMEDNCPHFLNPSPLVIPMNHETDVTFEGKNLDTVKGSSLHVGSDLLKFEEPVIIQEPGTFYFQTPKLSYDANETLPLHLYVKSHGKNIDSKLQVTLYNCSFGRSDCSLCLAADPAYKCVWCGGQGRCVYEALCSSVTSECPPPVITRIQPETGPLGGGIRITILGSNLGVRADDVKRVTVAGRTCAFEPERYSVSTRIVCAIEAAKEPCTGGIEVDVSGKLGHSPPHVQFTYQQPQPLSVEPKQGPQAGGTTLTINGTHLDTGSEEDVRVTLNDVPCKVTQFGVQLQCVTGPQLVPGELSLKISYGGSEVESAGVTFTYRENPVLRAFEPLRSFVSGGRSINVTGQGFSLIQRFAMVVIAEPLPSWQRRREAGPLQPVTVVGTEYVLYNDSRVVFLSPAVPEEPEAYNLTALVQMDGHRALLRTEAGAFEYVADPTFENFTGGVKKQVNKLIHARGTNLNKAMTLHEAEAFVGAERCIMKTLTETDLYCEPPEVQPPPKRRQKRDTTHNLPEFIVKFGSREWVLGRVEYDTRVSDVPLSLILPLVIVPMVAVIAVSVYCYWRKSQQAEREYEKIKSQLEGLEESVRDRCKKEFTDLMIEMEDQTNDVHEAGIPVLDYKTYTDRVFFLPSKDGDKDVMITGKLDIPESRRQVVEQALYQFSNLLNSKCFLINFIHTLENQREFSARAKVYFASLLTVALHGKLEYYTDIMRTLFLELMEQYVVAKNPKLMLRRSETVVERMLSNWMSICLYQYLKDSAGEPLYKLFKAIKHQVEKGPVDAVQKKAKYTLNDTGLLGDDVEYAPLTVNVIVQDEGVDAIPVKVLNCDTISQVKEKIIDQVYRTQPCSRWPKADSVVLEWRPGSTAQILSDLDLTSQREGRWRRINTLMHYNVRDGATLILSKVGVSQQPEDSQQDLPGERHALLEEENRVWHLVRPADEVDEGKSKRGSMKEKERTKAITEIYLTRLLSVKGTLQQFVDNFFQSVLAPGLAVPPAVKYFFDFLDEQAEKHDIKDEDTIHIWKTNSLPLRFWVNILKNPHFIFDVHVHEVVDASLSVIAQTFMDACTRTEHKLSRDSPSNKLLYAKEISTYKKMVEDYYKGIRQMVQVSDQDMNTHLAEISRAHTDSLNTLVALHQLCQYTQKYYDEIINALEEDPTAQKMQLAFRLQQIAAALENKVTDL, encoded by the exons ATGGCACTGCAGCTCTGGGCCCTGGCCCTCTTGGGCCTGGTGGGCACGAGTGTGAGCCTGCGGTCCCACAAGCTGGACTTCTTCCGCAGCGAGACAGAGCTGAACCACCTGGTCGTGGATGAGGCGTCAGGCGTGGTGTATGTGGGGGCAGTGAACACGCTCTACCAGCTGAGTGCGGAcctgcagctggagcagcaggcgGCCACAGGCCCGGCCCTGGACAACAAGAAGTGTACGCCGCCCATCGAGGCGAGCCAGTGCCACGAGGCCGTGCTGACTGACAACGTCAATCAGCTGCTGCTGCTCGACCCGCCCAAGAATCGCCTTGTCGAGTGCGGCAGCCTCTTCAAGGGCATTTGCGCCCTGCGTGCCCTGAGCAACGTGTCCACGCGTCTCTTCTACGAGGATGGCAGCGGTGAGAAGTCCTTCGTGGCCAGCAATGATGAGAGTGTGGCCACAGTGGGGCTGGTGAGCACCGCGGACCCAGGCGGCGAGCGGGTGCTGTTTGTGGGCAAAGGCAATGGGCCCCAGGACAACGGCATCGTCGTGAGCACCCGGCTGCTGGACCGCGCTGATGGCAGGGAGGCCTTCGAGGCCTACACAGACCATGCCACCTACAAGGCCGGCTACCTGTCCACCAACACACAGCAGTTTGTGGCTGCCTTCGAGGATGGCCCCTACGTCTTCTTTGTCTTCAACCAGCAAGACAAGCACCCGCCCCGGAACCGCACGCTGCTGGCGCGCATGTGCAAGCACGACCCATTCTACTACTCCTACGTGGAGGTGGACCTGCACTGCCTGGACCCTGGCCACACCCAGGCCCCTGCCTTCGGCACCTGTCTGGCGGCCTCCGTGGCCGGGCCAGACGCCAGCAGGGTGCTCTACACCGTCTTCAGCAAGGATGGCCGGAGCAGCAGGGGGCCCCGCGCAGGCCTCTGCCTGTTCCCGCTGGACCAGGTCCACAACAAGATGGAGGCCAACCGCAACGCCTGCTACACGGGTACCCGGGAGGCAAGCCGAGACACCTTCTACAAGCCCTTCCACGGCGAGATCCAGTGTGGCGGCCACGGGCCG GGCGCCAGCGAGAGCTTCCAGTGTGGCTCGGAGCACCTGCCCTACCCCCTGGGCAGCCACGATGGACTCACAGCCACAGCCGTGCTACAGCGTGGAGGCCTGAACCTGACAGCCGTGACAGTGACTGCCGAGAACGGCCACACCATTGCCTTCCTGGGCACCTCGGACGGCCAGATCCTCAAG GTGTATCTGGCTCCAGACGGTAGCTCCACGGAGTATGGCTCTGTCCCTGTGGAGATCAACAAGAGAATCAAGCAGGACCTGGTGCTGGCTGCGGACCTGGCCAGTCTGTATGCCATGACCCAGGACAAG GTGTTTCGGCTCCCTGTGCAGGAGTGTCTGAGCTTTCCGACCTGCGCACAGTGCCGCAGCTCACAGGACCCCTACTGCGGCTGGTGTGTCGTCGAGGGACG GTGCACCAGGAGAGCTGAGTGCCCACGGGCTGAAGAGAGTGGCCACTGGCTGTGGAGCCGGGATGAGTTCTGCGTGGCCATCACCGGGGCCCAGCCACAGAATATGAGTCGCCCGGCCCAGGGGGAG GTGCAGCTGACCGTCAGTCCCCTCCCGGCCCTGAGCAAGGAGGATGAGCTGCTCTGCCTCTTCGGAGACTCTCCGCCTCATCCTGCCCGTGTGGAGGGGGGCGCCGTGGTCTGCAAGTCCCCAAGCAGCATTCCTAGCACGCCGCCTGGCCAGG ATTACGTGGCTGTGAACATCCAGCTGCTCTTCAGACGCGGCAACATCTTCCTGACCTCCCACCTGTATCCCTTCTACGACTGCCGGGAGGCCGTGAGCCTGGCGGAGAACCTGCC GTGCATCTCCTGCACCAGCAGCCGCTGGACCTGCCAGTGGGACCTGCACCACCACGAGTGTCAGAAGGCCTCGCCCAGCCCCGAGGACAGCGTCGTCAGTGCCCACATG GAGGACAACTGTCCCCACTTCCTGAACCCCAGCCCACTGGTCATCCCCATGAACCACGAGACGGACGTGACATTTGAGGGCAAGAACCTGGACACAGTGAAG GGCTCCTCCCTGCATGTAGGCAGTGACCTGCTCAAGTTTGAGGAGCCAGTCATCATTCAGGAGCCAGGAACCTTCTACTTTCAGACCCCAAAG CTGTCCTATGACGCCAACGAGACACTGCCCCTGCATCTGTATGTCAAGTCCCACGGCAAGAATATCGACAGCAAGCTCCAAG TCACGCTGTACAACTGCTCCTTCGGCCGCAGCGACTGCAGCCTGTGCCTGGCCGCCGACCCTGCCTACAAGTGTGTGTGGTGTGGCGGGCAGGGCAGGTGCGTGTATGAGGCCCTGTGCAGCAGCGTCACCTCCGAGTGCCCACCGCCCGTCATCACCAGG ATCCAGCCTGAGACCGGCCCGCTGGGCGGGGGCATCCGCATCACTATCCTTGGGTCAAATTTGGGGGTCAGAGCGGACGACGTGAAGAGGGTCACTGTGGCTGGCCGCACCTGCGCCTTTGAGCCGGAACGGTACTCCGTGTCCACCCG GATTGTGTGTGCCATTGAGGCTGCAAAGGAGCCCTGCACAGGGGGCATCGAAGTGGACGTCAGCGGGAAGCTCGGCCACTCGCCTCCCCACGTCCAGTTCACCTACCAG cagccccagcccctcagtGTGGAGCCAAAGCAGGGGCCACAGGCGGGTGGCACCACTCTGACCATCAACGGTACCCATCTGGACACAGGCTCTGAGGAAGATGTGCGGGTGACCCTCAACGACGTCCCTTGTAAAGT GACGCAGTTTGGGGTGCAGCTCCAGTGTGTCACCGGCCCCCAGCTGGTCCCGGGAGAGCTGTCCCTGAAGATTTCCTACGGGGGCTCCGAGGTGGAAAGCGCTGGCGTCACCTTCACCTACCGTGAGAACCCCGTGCTGCGGGCCTTCGAGCCGCTGCGGAGCTTTGTCAG TGGTGGCCGGAGCATCAACGTCACCGGGCAAGGCTTCAGCCTGATCCAGCGGTTCGCCATGGTGGTCATAGCCGAGCCCCTGCCGTCCTggcagcggcggcgggaggcCGGGCCCCTGCAGCCCGTGACG GTGGTGGGCACGGAGTATGTGCTCTACAACGACTCCAGGGTTGTGTTCCTGTCCCCGGCCGTCCCCGAGGAGCCCGAGGCCTACAACCTCACAGCACTTGTTCAGATGGACGGGCACCGCGCCCTGCTCAGGACCGAGGCTGGTGCCTTTGAGTACGTCGCCGACCCCACCTTCGAGAACTTCACTGGGGGCGTCAAGAAGCAGGTCAACAAGCTCATCCACGCCCGG ggCACTAATCTGAACAAGGCAATGACTCTTCACGAGGCTGAGGCCTTCGTGGGTGCCGAGCGCTGCATCATGAAGACGCTGACAGAGACGGATCTGTACTGTGAGCCCCCGGAGGTGCAGCCTCCCCCCAAGCGGCGGCAGAAGCGGGACACGACCCACAACCTGCCTGAGTTCATT GTGAAGTTTGGCTCCAGGGAGTGGGTGCTGGGCCGCGTGGAGTATGACACGCGTGTGAGTGATGTGCCACTCAGCCTCATCCTGCCACTGGTCATCGTGCCCATGGTGGCTGTCATCGCTGTGTCTGTCTACTGCTACTG GAGGAAGAGCCAGCAGGCGGAGCGCGAGTACGAGAAGATCAAGTCCCAGCTGGAGGGCTTGGAGGAGAGCGTGCGAGACCGCTGCAAGAAGGAGTTCACGG ACCTGATGATCGAGATGGAGGACCAGACGAACGACGTGCACGAGGCGGGCATCCCCGTGCTGGACTACAAGACCTACACCGACCGCGTCTTCTTCCTGCCCTCGAAGGACGGCGACAAGGATGTGATGATCACGGGCAAGCTGGACATCCCTGAGTCACGGCGGCAGGTCGTGGAGCAGGCGCTCTACCAGTTCTCCAATCTGCTCAACAGCAAATGCTTCCTCATCAAC TTCATCCACACCCTGGAGAACCAGCGTGAGTTCTCAGCCCGTGCCAAGGTCTACTTTGCGTCGCTGCTGACTGTGGCTCTGCACGGGAAGCTGGAGTACTACACGGACATCATGCGCACGCTCTTCCTGGAGCTCATGGAGCAGTACGTGGTGGCCAAGAACCCTAAGCTGATGCTGCGCAG GTCTGAGACGGTGGTGGAGAGGATGCTGTCTAACTGGATGTCTATCTGCCTGTACCAGTACCTCAAG GACAGCGCTGGCGAGCCGCTTTACAAGCTCTTCAAGGCCATCAAGCATCAGGTGGAGAAGGGGCCAGTGGACGCCGTGCAGAAGAAAGCCAAGTACACCCTCAATGACACGGGGCTGCTAGGGGACGACGTGGAGTACGCACCCCTG ACAGTGAACGTGATCGTCCAGGATGAAGGGGTCGACGCCATCCCCGTCAAGGTCCTCAACTGTGACACCATCTCCCAGGTCAAGGAGAAGATCATCGACCAGGTGTACCGCACGCAGCCTTGCTCCCGCTGGCCCAAGGCTGACAGTGTGGTCCTCG AGTGGCGTCCTGGGTCCACAGCCCAGATCCTGTCAGACCTGGACCTGACCTCTCAGCGGGAGGGCCGCTGGAGGCGCATCAACACGCTGATGCACTACAAC GTCCGGGATGGAGCCACGCTCATCCTGTCCAAGGTGGGGGTCTCCCAGCAACCTGAGGACAGCCAGCAGGACCTCCCTGGGGAGC GCCATGCGCTCCTGGAGGAGGAGAACCGAGTGTGGCACCTCGTGCGGCCAGCGGACGAGGTGGATGAAGGCAAGTCCAAGCGTGGCAGCATGAAGGAGAAGGAACGCACCAAGGCCATCACCGAGATCTACCTGACGCGCCTGCTTTCGGTCAAG GGCACGCTGCAGCAGTTCGTGGACAACTTCTTCCAGAGCGTGCTAGCGCCTGGGCTCGCCGTGCCGCCCGCTGTCAAGTATTTCTTCGACTTCTTGGACGAGCAGGCGGAGAAGCATGACATCAAGGATGAGGACACCATCCACATCTGGAAGACCAACAG TTTACCCCTCCGGTTCTGGGTGAACATCCTCAAGAACCCCCATTTCATCTTTGACGTCCATGTCCACGAGGTGGTGGATGCCTCCCTGTCAGTCATCGCGCAGACCTTCATGGACGCCTGCACACGCACAGAGCACAAGCTGAGCCGC GACTCTCCCAGCAACAAGCTACTCTACGCCAAGGAGATCTCCACCTACAAGAAGATGGTGGAGGA cTACTACAAGGGGATCAGACAGATGGTGCAGGTCAGCGACCAGGACATGAACACACACTTGGCAGAGATTTCCCGG gCACACACGGACTCCCTGAACACCCTCGTGGCCCTGCACCAGCTCTGCCAGTACACGCAGAAGTACTACGATGAG ATCATCAACGCCCTGGAGGAGGATCCCACCGCCCAGAAGATGCAGCTGGCCTTCCGCCTCCAGCAGATTGCAGCTGCACTTGAGAACAAGGTCACCGACCTCTGA